One window from the genome of Dyella sp. A6 encodes:
- a CDS encoding DUF4442 domain-containing protein gives MRASTFRRLLNLWPPFLFNSIRVQSVSDDYLEARVTLRLRPWNRNYVKSQFGGNLFAMTDPFWMLLVMQQLGNDYYVWDKSATIDFVAPGREDVFAHFKLEPQVVDELRAAAAGGEKVLRWFDTEVKTASGQLVAKVRKQLYVRLKPQAR, from the coding sequence ATGCGTGCATCCACTTTCCGCAGGCTGCTGAACCTGTGGCCGCCGTTCCTGTTCAACAGCATCCGCGTGCAGTCGGTCAGCGACGACTACCTCGAAGCCAGGGTGACGCTGCGCCTGCGCCCCTGGAACCGCAACTACGTCAAGAGCCAGTTCGGCGGCAACCTGTTCGCGATGACCGACCCGTTCTGGATGCTGCTGGTGATGCAGCAGCTCGGCAACGACTACTACGTGTGGGACAAGTCGGCCACCATCGACTTCGTGGCGCCTGGCCGCGAGGACGTCTTCGCCCATTTCAAACTGGAACCGCAGGTGGTGGACGAACTGCGCGCCGCCGCAGCCGGCGGCGAAAAGGTGCTGCGCTGGTTCGATACCGAGGTGAAGACCGCCAGCGGCCAGCTGGTGGCCAAGGTCCGCAAGCAGCTCTATGTGCGGCTGAAGCCACAGGCGCGTTGA
- a CDS encoding sigma-70 family RNA polymerase sigma factor — protein MTSRRHQQRFEAWLHEHRGIVFKVSSIYAASLVDRDDLAQEIRLQAWRSFGRYDERRSKFSTWLYRVALNVAISQSRRRRASLDGKLEPLQPHHLDTIGGELPVEPDERRGELYAFIERLDAFNRALILLYLEDRSHAEIAEILGISETNVATKIGRIKQTLRGQMAGAAATGA, from the coding sequence ATGACAAGCAGACGTCACCAGCAACGATTCGAGGCATGGCTGCACGAGCATCGCGGCATCGTATTCAAGGTGTCGTCTATCTATGCGGCGTCATTGGTGGACCGTGACGATCTGGCTCAAGAGATCCGGCTGCAGGCCTGGCGCTCGTTCGGGCGTTACGACGAGCGCCGGTCGAAGTTTTCCACCTGGCTCTATCGGGTAGCGCTGAACGTGGCGATCTCGCAGTCGCGTCGTCGCAGGGCTTCGCTGGACGGAAAGCTCGAACCGCTGCAGCCGCACCACCTGGATACCATCGGTGGCGAACTTCCGGTGGAGCCGGACGAGCGGCGGGGCGAGCTATACGCCTTCATCGAGCGGCTCGATGCGTTCAATCGCGCGTTGATCCTGCTCTATCTGGAGGACCGGTCCCATGCCGAGATCGCCGAGATCCTCGGCATCAGCGAAACCAACGTGGCCACCAAGATTGGCCGAATCAAGCAGACGCTGCGCGGGCAGATGGCTGGCGCAGCGGCCACCGGAGCATGA
- a CDS encoding DUF502 domain-containing protein has protein sequence MQPLRLKRYLLTGLLTFIPLWVTWLVFKFVLGLLADIGAPVVAAFVQALGLVAPHAAEALNQRWLIFILALLLTLGALYLLGWLANRVIGQRLLDAFDNLLQRIPLVQTIYGGTKKLMTVLQNKPGGMQRVVLIDFPRKGMKVVGFVTRTLIEEGTGREMAAVYIPTTPNPTGGYLELVPVDELTPTDWTMDQAMAFIISGGAVSPDSLPAPRPGQDLPH, from the coding sequence ATGCAGCCCCTGCGTCTCAAGCGCTATCTCCTGACCGGCCTGCTCACCTTCATCCCGCTGTGGGTGACCTGGCTGGTGTTCAAGTTCGTGCTGGGCCTGCTGGCCGACATCGGTGCGCCGGTGGTCGCTGCCTTCGTGCAGGCACTGGGCCTGGTCGCGCCGCATGCGGCCGAGGCACTCAACCAGCGCTGGCTGATCTTCATCCTGGCACTGCTGCTGACACTGGGCGCGCTGTACCTGCTGGGCTGGCTGGCGAACCGGGTGATCGGCCAACGCCTGCTCGACGCCTTCGACAACCTGCTGCAGCGCATTCCGCTGGTGCAGACCATCTACGGCGGCACCAAGAAGCTCATGACCGTGCTGCAGAACAAGCCAGGCGGCATGCAGCGCGTGGTGCTGATCGACTTTCCGCGTAAGGGCATGAAGGTGGTCGGCTTCGTCACCCGCACCCTGATCGAGGAAGGCACCGGCCGCGAGATGGCAGCGGTCTACATCCCCACCACGCCCAACCCCACCGGCGGTTACCTCGAGCTGGTGCCGGTGGACGAGCTCACCCCCACCGACTGGACGATGGACCAGGCGATGGCCTTCATCATCTCCGGCGGTGCGGTATCGCCCGACAGCTTGCCCGCGCCGCGCCCCGGCCAGGACCTGCCGCATTGA
- a CDS encoding LrgB family protein: MRSELASLAWFAVTLAGYYLLKPLYRRLPRWWTSPLFSVPVLLIALGLVFGMNYPVYMRDAHWLIFMLGPATVAFALPIWRHRALIRRHWMALLAGVAGGSAVAMSTAWGLATLFGLSGSLRLSLVPRSITTPLAMLVSADIGGVPDLTALFVVITGVAGIALGELLLRFLPLRSALARGMLFGIGAHGAGTAKAYDVGDEEGTVASLAMVLAGLLNVLAAPAIAWLLH; the protein is encoded by the coding sequence ATGCGCAGTGAACTGGCCTCCCTGGCCTGGTTCGCGGTGACGCTGGCTGGCTATTACCTGCTCAAACCGCTGTACCGGCGCCTACCGCGCTGGTGGACCTCACCGCTGTTCAGCGTGCCCGTGCTGCTGATCGCGCTGGGCCTGGTGTTCGGCATGAACTATCCGGTCTACATGCGCGATGCGCACTGGCTGATCTTCATGCTCGGCCCCGCGACCGTGGCGTTCGCATTGCCGATATGGCGTCATCGCGCGCTGATCCGGCGCCACTGGATGGCCTTGCTGGCCGGCGTGGCCGGTGGCAGTGCGGTGGCGATGAGCACCGCGTGGGGGCTGGCGACCCTGTTCGGCCTCAGCGGCAGCCTGCGGCTCAGCCTGGTGCCGCGCTCGATCACCACGCCGCTGGCGATGCTGGTCTCGGCGGACATCGGCGGCGTGCCGGACCTGACCGCGCTGTTCGTGGTGATCACCGGCGTGGCCGGTATCGCCCTGGGCGAACTGCTGCTGCGCTTCCTGCCGCTGCGTTCGGCCCTGGCGCGGGGCATGCTGTTCGGCATCGGGGCTCACGGAGCCGGTACGGCCAAAGCCTACGATGTGGGCGACGAGGAAGGGACCGTGGCCAGTTTGGCGATGGTGCTAGCCGGCCTGCTCAATGTCCTGGCGGCCCCGGCGATCGCCTGGCTGCTGCACTGA
- a CDS encoding CidA/LrgA family protein, translating into MKAIHARLRWLSRRRPLLALVVQVALIGGLCALGQGIVTMFGLPIPGSVCALGLLLVLLATGTVPAGSLRRGANWLLAEMLLFFIPAVMAVSQHLALLRADGVRILLVILLGTVAVMTSTALLVDLVWRWRQRHAQ; encoded by the coding sequence ATGAAAGCCATCCATGCCCGTTTGCGCTGGTTGAGCCGGCGCAGGCCGCTGCTCGCCCTGGTGGTGCAGGTCGCGCTGATCGGCGGCCTCTGCGCGCTGGGTCAGGGCATCGTGACGATGTTTGGCCTGCCGATTCCGGGCAGCGTGTGTGCGCTGGGTCTGCTGCTGGTCCTGCTGGCGACCGGCACGGTACCGGCCGGGTCGTTGCGGCGTGGTGCGAACTGGTTGCTGGCCGAAATGCTGCTGTTCTTCATTCCCGCGGTGATGGCGGTCTCGCAGCATCTGGCGCTGCTGCGCGCGGATGGCGTGCGGATACTGCTGGTGATACTGCTGGGTACCGTGGCGGTGATGACCAGCACGGCGTTGCTGGTCGATCTGGTGTGGCGCTGGAGGCAGCGACATGCGCAGTGA
- a CDS encoding LysR family transcriptional regulator — protein sequence MDLRSLRYMIEVVRHDGFGRASKHAHASQPTLSKAVAQLEAELDVRLLERDRRGVQLTQAGEIVHRHALAMLAHTEHMRAELDALQSLERGELRLGLPPLGSSVLFAPLLARFREQHPQIDIHLLEHGSRRLEQAVLAGEVEIAATLQPIGRGLDSQPVCDEPMLALLPPSHPRAGARQFRLDWLAESPLILFEQGFALNQLIRDACARRDIVPRETVHSAQVDFIFALVAAGGGVALLPRLALRGRMLSGISAIPLAGRSLRWQLSLAWRHGTRLSPAGQAWLELVAAHTPDL from the coding sequence ATGGACCTACGCAGCCTGCGCTACATGATCGAAGTGGTCCGCCACGACGGTTTCGGACGCGCCAGCAAACACGCGCATGCCAGCCAGCCCACCCTGAGCAAGGCCGTCGCCCAGCTGGAGGCCGAGCTCGATGTCCGCCTGCTCGAACGCGATCGCCGCGGCGTCCAGCTGACCCAGGCCGGCGAAATCGTGCACCGCCACGCCCTTGCCATGCTGGCGCACACCGAACACATGCGTGCCGAGCTGGATGCGCTGCAGAGCCTGGAGCGCGGCGAGCTGCGCCTGGGCCTGCCACCGCTGGGCAGCAGTGTGCTGTTCGCACCCTTGCTCGCACGCTTCCGCGAACAGCATCCGCAGATCGACATCCACCTGCTCGAACACGGCAGCCGCCGGCTGGAGCAGGCCGTGCTTGCCGGCGAAGTGGAAATCGCCGCCACGCTACAGCCGATCGGTCGCGGCCTGGACAGCCAACCGGTCTGCGACGAGCCGATGCTGGCCCTGCTTCCGCCCTCGCATCCCCGTGCCGGCGCACGCCAGTTCAGGCTCGACTGGCTGGCCGAATCACCACTGATCCTGTTCGAGCAAGGCTTTGCGCTGAACCAGCTGATCCGCGATGCCTGCGCACGTCGCGACATCGTGCCCCGGGAAACCGTGCACAGCGCCCAGGTCGACTTCATATTCGCCCTGGTCGCGGCCGGCGGCGGCGTCGCACTGCTGCCCCGGCTGGCCCTGCGGGGACGCATGCTGAGCGGCATCTCGGCAATTCCGCTGGCTGGCCGCAGCCTGCGCTGGCAGTTGAGCCTGGCCTGGCGGCACGGCACCCGACTGTCGCCGGCCGGGCAGGCGTGGCTGGAGCTCGTCGCGGCACACACCCCTGACCTTTGA
- a CDS encoding M13 family metallopeptidase, producing MTKQYLKPLALAASLSLALAACGKSEHAAAPAPAKPASTAPAKAASTAAAMTAKPKSVFDVSELGPSSEACQDFNTFVNAKWVAANPIPADRTRWGAFDELAEKSLDDQHQIAENAAKNAATAKAGSIEQKIGWLYDAGMDKDAINKAGFDPIKPQLAEIAALKNSAEIATFLDKSFNNGDSYVFSFGSGADQKDASKQIGYVFESGLGLPTKDYYLKPQYKKIREAYVAYITKSLELTGVSDADAKKQAGEVMKFETELAKASLTPTEMRNLDNQYHWVTVKQADRITPHFSWQKFFAAQGVDVGGGFSLSQPKFMAEFDRLLAHAPVSQWQAYLRFHLISSSSPALSDAFQANRFDFYGKELAGQPEQRPRWKRVMGGINGAMGMGLGQLYVAKYFPADAKARAEQLVTNVRNALKNRIEHLDWMSEATKKKALQKWSLFLPKIGYPDKGEWRDWSGLDIQQGQWFADLQAASKYNYHFDLSHIGKKTDRKEWGMTPQTVNAYYDPSTNTINFPAAILQPPFFYAHGDDAINYGGIGAVIGHESSHGFDDQGSQFDGYGNRVNWWTAQDKKQFDERTKALVEQFDAYTPIKGKPNLHVNGKLTLGENIADLGGLNIAYDALQTALKNHPKEAAEKIDGYTEDQRFFLNWARVWRGNVREKAAELYLNIDPHSPASIRAIAAPSNMTAFAKAFECKPTDPMVRAGKKQVKIW from the coding sequence ATGACCAAGCAGTATCTGAAGCCACTGGCTCTGGCCGCCAGCCTGAGCCTTGCCCTGGCCGCCTGCGGCAAGAGCGAGCACGCCGCCGCTCCGGCACCGGCCAAACCGGCCAGCACCGCACCGGCCAAGGCCGCCAGCACCGCCGCCGCCATGACCGCGAAGCCGAAGAGCGTGTTCGACGTCAGCGAGCTTGGGCCGTCCAGCGAGGCCTGCCAGGACTTCAACACCTTCGTGAATGCCAAGTGGGTCGCTGCCAACCCGATCCCGGCCGACCGCACGCGTTGGGGCGCATTCGACGAACTGGCCGAGAAGAGCCTGGACGACCAGCACCAGATCGCCGAGAACGCCGCCAAGAATGCTGCCACGGCCAAGGCCGGCTCGATCGAGCAGAAGATCGGCTGGCTGTACGACGCCGGCATGGACAAGGACGCGATCAACAAGGCCGGTTTTGACCCGATCAAGCCACAGCTGGCCGAGATCGCCGCGCTGAAGAACAGCGCCGAGATCGCCACATTCCTCGACAAGAGCTTCAACAACGGCGACAGCTACGTCTTCAGCTTCGGCTCCGGCGCCGACCAGAAGGACGCCAGCAAGCAGATCGGCTATGTGTTCGAGAGCGGCCTGGGTCTGCCGACCAAGGACTATTACCTCAAGCCGCAGTACAAGAAGATCCGCGAGGCGTATGTCGCCTACATCACCAAGAGCCTGGAGCTGACCGGCGTGTCCGACGCCGACGCCAAGAAGCAGGCTGGCGAAGTGATGAAGTTCGAGACCGAACTGGCCAAGGCCTCGCTGACCCCGACCGAGATGCGCAATCTCGACAACCAGTATCACTGGGTCACCGTGAAGCAGGCTGACCGCATCACGCCGCACTTCAGCTGGCAGAAGTTCTTCGCGGCGCAGGGCGTCGACGTGGGCGGCGGCTTCTCGCTGTCGCAGCCGAAATTCATGGCCGAATTCGACCGCCTGCTGGCCCACGCGCCGGTTTCGCAGTGGCAGGCCTACCTGCGCTTCCACCTGATCAGCAGCTCCTCGCCCGCGCTGAGCGACGCCTTCCAGGCCAACCGCTTCGACTTCTACGGCAAGGAACTTGCCGGTCAGCCCGAACAGCGGCCGCGCTGGAAGCGCGTGATGGGCGGCATCAATGGCGCCATGGGCATGGGCCTGGGCCAGCTGTACGTGGCCAAGTACTTCCCGGCCGACGCCAAGGCCCGCGCCGAGCAGCTGGTCACCAACGTGCGCAACGCGCTGAAGAACCGCATCGAGCATCTGGACTGGATGAGCGAGGCGACCAAGAAGAAGGCGCTGCAGAAGTGGTCGCTGTTCCTGCCCAAGATCGGCTACCCCGACAAGGGCGAATGGCGTGACTGGAGCGGTCTGGACATCCAGCAGGGTCAGTGGTTCGCCGACCTGCAGGCAGCCAGCAAGTACAACTACCACTTCGATCTGAGCCACATCGGCAAGAAGACCGACCGCAAGGAGTGGGGCATGACCCCGCAGACGGTCAACGCCTACTATGACCCGAGCACCAACACCATCAACTTCCCGGCCGCGATCCTGCAGCCGCCGTTCTTCTATGCTCACGGCGACGACGCGATCAACTACGGCGGCATCGGTGCGGTGATCGGCCACGAGTCCAGCCATGGCTTCGACGACCAGGGCAGCCAGTTCGACGGCTACGGCAACCGCGTCAACTGGTGGACCGCTCAGGACAAGAAGCAGTTCGACGAACGCACCAAGGCGCTGGTCGAGCAGTTCGACGCCTACACGCCGATCAAGGGCAAGCCGAACCTGCACGTCAACGGCAAGCTGACCCTGGGCGAGAACATCGCCGACCTGGGCGGCCTGAACATCGCCTACGACGCCCTGCAGACCGCGCTGAAGAACCATCCGAAGGAAGCCGCCGAGAAGATCGACGGCTACACCGAGGACCAGCGCTTCTTCCTGAACTGGGCCCGCGTGTGGCGCGGCAACGTCCGCGAGAAGGCGGCCGAGCTCTACCTGAACATCGATCCGCATTCGCCGGCATCGATCCGCGCCATCGCGGCACCGTCGAACATGACGGCATTCGCCAAGGCGTTCGAGTGCAAGCCGACCGACCCGATGGTCCGCGCCGGCAAGAAGCAGGTGAAGATCTGGTAA
- the rapA gene encoding RNA polymerase-associated protein RapA, protein MFVPGQRWISTAEPELGLGTVLRVEGRGVQVLFAKAGVLRPYAIDSAPLVRAEFRAGQRVAGKGIAFLVERVEVKDDLLIYRGEGRELHEGQLDDEQSVSQADDRLIGGRTDPVANFELRLDGLQRRADARRSPTWGLGAARIGLVPHQLRVAGIAAARRPPRVLLADEVGLGKTIEAGMIVARQLAAGRASRVLVLLPDTLVYQWFVELLRRFNLSFAIYDEERCEALEQAGDNHNPFEDEQLVIADFGFLEASPKRAQQLLDAPWDLLVVDEAHHLEWTPEAASPRYTLVEQLAARTPGVILLTATPEQLGRSGHFARLRLLDPQRYHDLDVYLAESEQFQPLSHIADKLLDGDALDADQLTHLHTLFAGDDALQACLANPAKPAHARELLDALIDRHGTGRAMFRNRRAGIGGFPQRQPVWHVLDGAALSDDGRQALLAEFHADIQQPVPPLELDYAGDPRLEALVALLDEHPQDKFLLICRSQPKVLALEEALRTRTGAGIARFHEGLGIMQRDRNAAFFAQPDGARLLLCSEIGSEGRNFQFAHRLVLWDLPLDPDLLEQRIGRLDRIGQKHDISIHVLAVAESAQHVLARWYDEGVDAFRHSPADGRELLRRFGDTLAQLAAEHARGPDSRDQELDALLAETRAAHEDMAELIRAGRDHLLELAASRDLHADALERAFRHEDNDPSRDLFVQRLLEGFGIHAEELGSQVLLLDPQYLSTDALPGFAEGPQSVTFSREVALAREDLPLLRLDHPLVSGALDLALSGEHGNAAFMVDDALPPRSALLQAVFLIECVADRQLDAERFLPTQPVVVTVDTKLGEHANFRPSDVALRKAADRTIEVPRYRKFLAKLVPPMLERAETIATLRAQSAIGEATLLATDVLDAELTRLRALHAVNPSISETEIAALADERSALLAALPQARLRLDAVRFVVSADFLSLR, encoded by the coding sequence ATGTTCGTACCTGGTCAACGCTGGATCTCCACCGCCGAACCCGAACTCGGTCTCGGCACCGTACTGCGCGTCGAAGGACGCGGCGTACAGGTGCTGTTCGCCAAGGCTGGGGTGCTACGGCCCTATGCGATCGATTCGGCGCCCCTGGTGCGCGCCGAATTCCGCGCTGGCCAGCGCGTGGCTGGCAAGGGCATCGCCTTCCTGGTCGAGCGCGTCGAAGTGAAGGACGACCTGCTGATCTACCGCGGCGAAGGTCGCGAACTGCACGAAGGGCAGCTCGACGACGAACAGAGCGTGAGCCAGGCCGACGACCGCCTGATCGGCGGACGTACCGACCCGGTGGCGAACTTCGAGCTGCGCCTGGACGGTCTGCAGCGCCGTGCCGACGCGCGCCGCTCGCCGACCTGGGGCCTCGGTGCGGCACGCATCGGGCTGGTGCCGCACCAGTTGCGCGTGGCCGGCATCGCCGCTGCGCGCCGACCGCCACGGGTCCTGCTCGCCGACGAAGTCGGCCTGGGCAAGACCATCGAGGCTGGCATGATCGTGGCACGCCAGCTCGCCGCCGGCCGCGCGTCGCGCGTGCTGGTGCTGCTGCCCGACACGTTGGTCTACCAGTGGTTCGTCGAACTGCTGCGCCGCTTCAACCTCAGCTTCGCGATCTACGACGAAGAACGCTGCGAGGCGCTGGAACAGGCCGGCGACAACCACAACCCGTTCGAGGACGAACAGCTGGTGATCGCCGACTTCGGCTTTCTCGAGGCCAGCCCGAAACGTGCGCAGCAATTGCTCGATGCACCGTGGGACCTGCTGGTGGTCGACGAGGCACACCACCTGGAATGGACGCCCGAGGCCGCCAGCCCGCGCTACACGCTGGTCGAACAGCTGGCCGCACGGACACCCGGCGTCATCCTGCTCACCGCCACGCCCGAACAGCTGGGTCGCAGCGGCCACTTCGCCCGCCTGCGCCTGCTCGATCCGCAGCGTTACCACGACCTGGACGTCTACCTGGCCGAATCGGAGCAGTTCCAGCCGCTCTCGCACATCGCCGACAAACTGCTCGACGGCGACGCACTCGATGCCGATCAGCTGACCCACCTGCACACCTTGTTCGCTGGCGACGATGCGCTGCAGGCCTGTCTCGCCAATCCGGCGAAACCGGCCCATGCACGCGAACTGCTGGACGCCCTGATCGACCGTCACGGTACCGGCCGCGCCATGTTCCGCAACCGGCGTGCCGGCATCGGCGGGTTTCCACAGCGGCAACCGGTGTGGCATGTGCTCGACGGTGCCGCGCTCAGTGACGATGGCCGCCAGGCCCTGCTCGCCGAATTCCATGCCGACATCCAGCAGCCGGTGCCGCCACTCGAACTCGACTATGCCGGCGACCCGCGGCTGGAGGCCCTGGTCGCCCTGCTCGACGAACACCCGCAGGACAAGTTCCTGCTGATCTGCCGCAGCCAGCCCAAGGTACTGGCCCTGGAGGAAGCGCTGCGCACGCGCACAGGTGCCGGCATCGCGCGCTTCCATGAAGGCCTGGGCATCATGCAGCGCGACCGCAACGCCGCTTTCTTCGCCCAGCCCGACGGCGCCCGCCTGCTGCTGTGCTCGGAGATCGGCTCGGAAGGTCGCAACTTCCAGTTCGCGCACCGGCTGGTGCTGTGGGACCTGCCGCTGGATCCCGACCTTCTGGAACAGCGCATCGGTCGCCTCGACCGCATCGGCCAGAAACACGACATCAGCATCCACGTGCTCGCCGTCGCCGAGAGCGCGCAGCACGTGCTGGCCCGCTGGTACGACGAAGGCGTGGATGCGTTCCGCCACAGCCCGGCCGACGGCCGCGAACTGCTGCGCCGGTTCGGCGACACCCTGGCCCAGCTTGCCGCCGAACATGCGCGCGGCCCGGACAGCCGCGACCAGGAACTGGATGCCCTGCTGGCCGAGACCCGTGCGGCCCACGAGGACATGGCTGAGCTGATCCGTGCCGGCCGCGATCACCTGCTGGAACTGGCCGCCAGTCGAGACCTGCACGCCGACGCACTGGAACGCGCCTTCCGCCACGAGGACAACGACCCGTCGCGTGACCTGTTCGTGCAGCGACTGCTCGAGGGTTTCGGCATCCATGCCGAGGAGCTGGGCAGCCAGGTACTGCTGCTCGACCCGCAATACCTGTCCACCGACGCCCTGCCCGGCTTTGCCGAGGGCCCGCAGTCGGTGACCTTCTCGCGCGAGGTGGCGCTGGCCCGGGAAGACCTGCCGCTGCTGCGGCTCGATCATCCGCTGGTCAGCGGCGCCCTGGATCTGGCGCTGTCTGGCGAGCACGGCAACGCGGCCTTCATGGTGGACGACGCCCTGCCGCCACGCTCGGCGCTGCTGCAGGCCGTGTTCCTGATCGAATGCGTGGCCGACCGCCAGCTGGATGCCGAGCGCTTCCTGCCGACCCAGCCTGTGGTGGTGACGGTCGACACCAAGCTCGGCGAACATGCGAATTTCCGCCCCAGCGACGTGGCGCTGCGCAAGGCCGCGGACCGCACCATCGAGGTGCCGCGCTACCGCAAGTTCCTCGCCAAGCTGGTACCGCCGATGCTGGAACGGGCCGAAACCATCGCCACATTGCGTGCCCAGTCGGCCATCGGCGAAGCGACCCTGCTGGCCACCGACGTGCTGGATGCGGAACTGACCCGACTGCGCGCGCTGCACGCGGTGAATCCGTCGATCAGCGAAACCGAAATCGCCGCGTTGGCCGACGAGCGCAGCGCGCTGCTGGCGGCGCTGCCGCAGGCCCGGCTGCGACTGGACGCGGTACGTTTCGTGGTCAGCGCGGACTTCCTGTCACTGCGCTGA
- a CDS encoding rhomboid family intramembrane serine protease, with protein sequence MPTDLPPVTRNLLIANIVVFALQWWLHDTTTMALTQHFALWPLGPDHTGLAPDGHVVRAGFQVWQLLTYAFMHGGLTHILFNMFGLYMFGGVIERTFGAGRYLVYYLLCAVAAAVAQLLVVKYFTHGFYPTIGASGAIFGLLLAFGMLYPQEKVMLIFLPIPMPAWLFVIGYAAAELYMGVTGTEAGVAHFAHLGGMVGGIALIQYWRGKLPIKPKRILLR encoded by the coding sequence ATGCCTACTGACCTGCCGCCCGTTACCCGCAACCTGCTGATCGCCAATATCGTGGTGTTCGCCCTGCAGTGGTGGTTGCATGACACGACCACCATGGCGCTCACCCAGCATTTCGCATTGTGGCCACTGGGGCCGGACCATACCGGCCTGGCGCCGGACGGCCACGTGGTCAGGGCGGGGTTCCAGGTGTGGCAGCTGCTCACCTATGCCTTCATGCACGGCGGGCTGACCCACATCCTGTTCAACATGTTCGGTCTGTACATGTTCGGCGGGGTGATCGAACGCACCTTCGGCGCGGGCCGCTACCTGGTGTATTACCTGCTCTGCGCGGTGGCCGCGGCGGTGGCACAGCTGCTGGTGGTGAAGTACTTCACCCATGGGTTCTACCCCACCATCGGCGCCTCCGGCGCCATCTTCGGCCTGTTGCTGGCCTTCGGCATGCTTTACCCGCAGGAAAAGGTCATGCTGATCTTCCTGCCGATCCCGATGCCGGCCTGGCTGTTCGTGATCGGCTATGCCGCGGCGGAGCTGTACATGGGCGTCACCGGAACGGAGGCCGGCGTGGCGCACTTCGCCCACCTTGGCGGCATGGTGGGCGGCATCGCGCTGATCCAGTACTGGCGCGGCAAGCTGCCGATCAAGCCGAAGCGGATCTTGCTGCGCTGA
- a CDS encoding C40 family peptidase, with protein sequence MSFKRLTALVVLVPALLVPGVALASGNVPVPAVVDRVTVPLMDALPIFNPAARLAQSVVPSGPIAPPVPAASEQALDLRKTLISLAMKLRHTRYVLGGHSPATGFDCSGFVRYVFAHAIGLELPTNSASQFRVGHRVKRDQMKPGDLVFFRTAGRNGRGRVSHVGIYISHGRFIHSPRHGETVRIDSLQEAYWAKRFAGAKRPDAMAEIDSMASDRG encoded by the coding sequence ATGTCCTTCAAGCGCCTGACCGCTCTCGTCGTGCTGGTGCCGGCCCTCCTGGTGCCGGGTGTCGCGCTTGCGTCGGGTAATGTGCCTGTCCCTGCCGTCGTCGACCGCGTGACGGTGCCGTTGATGGACGCTCTGCCGATCTTCAATCCGGCCGCCCGGCTGGCCCAGTCGGTGGTGCCCAGTGGCCCGATCGCACCGCCTGTGCCTGCGGCCAGCGAACAGGCTCTGGACCTGCGCAAGACGCTGATCTCGCTGGCCATGAAGCTGCGCCATACACGTTACGTGCTCGGTGGCCACAGCCCGGCGACCGGCTTCGATTGCAGCGGTTTCGTGCGCTATGTGTTTGCCCATGCCATCGGTCTGGAGCTTCCCACCAACTCCGCCTCGCAGTTCCGCGTGGGACATCGGGTCAAGCGCGACCAGATGAAGCCGGGCGACCTGGTGTTCTTCCGCACGGCCGGGCGCAATGGCCGTGGCCGCGTCTCGCATGTCGGCATCTACATCAGCCACGGTCGCTTCATCCACTCGCCGCGGCACGGCGAGACGGTGCGCATCGACAGCCTGCAGGAAGCCTACTGGGCCAAGCGCTTCGCTGGCGCCAAGCGCCCCGATGCCATGGCCGAAATCGATTCGATGGCTTCCGACCGGGGCTGA
- a CDS encoding YggS family pyridoxal phosphate-dependent enzyme, which translates to MDHLHLAANWADVRHRVAEACRAIGRDPAEVTILPVSKTFGIETVRAAVSLGMRRFGENKVQEIRDKAGALEASGIDWVMIGHLQTNKARDVARLASEVQSLDRLELAEALHHRLSVEGRAIDVLVQVKTSPEESKYGLSPAELPAFLDRLRDYDSLRVQGLMTMATHTEDQDEVRACFRLLRELREAEIDRGHVLPRLSMGMSGDFPLAIAEGSTEVRIGTAIFGRRSYGNSP; encoded by the coding sequence ATGGACCATCTGCATCTAGCCGCCAACTGGGCCGACGTGCGACATCGGGTTGCCGAGGCCTGTCGCGCCATCGGTCGCGACCCGGCGGAAGTGACGATCCTGCCGGTCAGCAAGACCTTCGGCATCGAGACGGTGCGTGCCGCCGTATCGCTGGGGATGCGGCGATTCGGCGAGAACAAGGTGCAGGAGATCCGCGACAAGGCGGGTGCGCTCGAGGCCAGCGGCATCGACTGGGTGATGATCGGCCACCTGCAGACCAACAAGGCCCGGGATGTGGCGCGGCTGGCCAGCGAAGTGCAGTCGCTGGACCGGCTGGAACTGGCCGAGGCGCTGCATCATCGCCTGTCTGTCGAGGGACGGGCGATCGATGTGCTGGTCCAGGTGAAAACCTCTCCCGAGGAGAGCAAGTACGGCCTGTCACCGGCCGAGCTGCCGGCCTTTCTGGATCGTCTGCGCGACTACGACAGCCTGCGTGTGCAGGGGCTGATGACCATGGCCACGCATACCGAGGATCAGGACGAGGTGCGTGCCTGCTTCCGCCTGCTGCGCGAGCTGCGTGAGGCCGAGATCGACCGTGGACATGTGCTGCCCAGGCTTTCGATGGGCATGAGCGGCGATTTTCCGCTGGCCATTGCCGAGGGCAGTACCGAGGTACGTATTGGTACGGCCATTTTCGGCCGTCGCAGCTATGGCAATAGCCCCTGA